The following are encoded together in the Deltaproteobacteria bacterium genome:
- a CDS encoding OmpA family protein has product MKRILIVSIGFLLLITTKAYSNEIGGYGLEHTTDAFVSLPGFYELGGLGYANTSNLLSPSNTFQTLNSHIALGYASVIKGLDLGLNLYQSTFALDKNVYHDNGDLWLNIKYSYDFSNLISAGVLIQPRFLSEVNGFGFKTSATSYLGLLLLSFNLTDLSKFTPLFFHINLGYYIDNSINLLDTSYTYSIDGLYGLGIRGDNRLIGDVAVEAVLLKKLLHPFIEFYTEQSSTYEYYKASFPSLSNASFFQNPVYVTPGIKLVFPNRLYVLAAFDIGLMNKSSFITTTAYTAVPWSSYIELGYKILPCKPVIIREQAPKPMPVTSVVHPAIKPEAPTPAPLIRKKLKYAYIEKFGKRIIITQAIHFKLNSSVIMKDSYVVLNDVATLIKDNPSIRVRIGGYTDNIGSPEYNLALSKSRAESVMKYIIGRGVSPDSLTAKGFGEASPIASNKTPIGRAENRRVEFKIIKR; this is encoded by the coding sequence ATGAAAAGAATACTTATTGTATCAATCGGTTTCTTGTTGCTTATTACAACCAAAGCATACAGTAACGAGATCGGCGGGTATGGGCTTGAACATACAACCGATGCATTTGTTTCTTTGCCTGGATTTTACGAATTGGGCGGGCTTGGCTATGCAAACACATCCAACCTGTTAAGTCCATCCAATACATTCCAAACATTAAATTCACACATCGCGCTTGGCTACGCTTCTGTTATTAAAGGACTTGATCTTGGTTTAAACCTTTATCAAAGCACTTTCGCCTTAGATAAAAATGTTTATCACGACAACGGAGATCTGTGGCTTAATATCAAGTATTCTTATGACTTTTCAAACCTAATCAGTGCGGGCGTACTTATACAGCCAAGATTTCTTTCGGAAGTAAATGGTTTTGGCTTTAAAACGAGTGCAACAAGCTATTTGGGACTTTTGCTGTTGTCATTTAACCTTACAGACCTATCAAAATTCACGCCCTTGTTTTTCCATATAAATCTCGGATATTACATTGATAACTCTATAAACCTGCTTGATACTTCTTATACGTATAGTATTGACGGGCTTTACGGTCTTGGGATAAGAGGTGATAACAGACTTATCGGAGATGTCGCGGTTGAAGCGGTTTTGCTTAAAAAGCTTTTACACCCTTTTATAGAATTTTATACAGAACAGTCATCCACGTACGAATATTATAAAGCGAGCTTTCCATCGCTTTCCAATGCATCTTTTTTCCAGAATCCCGTATACGTTACACCGGGCATAAAACTTGTGTTCCCAAACAGACTTTATGTGCTTGCTGCATTTGATATAGGACTTATGAACAAATCATCTTTCATAACAACGACCGCCTATACCGCTGTCCCATGGAGTTCATACATTGAATTAGGTTATAAGATTTTACCATGTAAGCCCGTAATTATCAGAGAACAGGCTCCCAAACCGATGCCTGTAACGAGCGTTGTGCATCCTGCAATCAAACCGGAAGCACCAACACCCGCCCCCTTGATTAGGAAGAAGCTAAAATATGCTTATATCGAAAAGTTTGGGAAAAGGATAATCATCACACAGGCAATACATTTTAAGTTGAATAGCTCTGTGATTATGAAAGATTCTTATGTTGTGCTTAATGATGTTGCAACGCTCATAAAGGATAATCCGTCTATCCGTGTTAGGATCGGGGGCTATACCGATAACATCGGTTCACCCGAATATAATTTAGCCTTATCCAAGTCAAGAGCAGAGTCTGTTATGAAGTATATTATAGGTAGAGGCGTATCTCCAGACAGTCTAACTGCAAAAGGGTTTGGCGAGGCATCACCTATAGCTTCTAATAAAACACCGATCGGCAGGGCAGAGAATAGGCGTGTGGAGTTCAAGATAATAAAGAGGTAA